The proteins below are encoded in one region of Triticum aestivum cultivar Chinese Spring chromosome 1B, IWGSC CS RefSeq v2.1, whole genome shotgun sequence:
- the LOC123129654 gene encoding chaperone protein dnaJ 49, translating to MEGNKDEALRSVKLAQTALASGDRQRADKFIRIAQRLDPSLPIVDLLTSTKKFDPLNLNGTACQDKTTRGHENLKTPKEFVGPSNVDKGYTEENVRVIRDIRKNKDYYAILGVERTCSLEEIRKAYRRLSLKIHPDKNKAPGAEDAFKMLSKAFKCLGNDQSRKTYDQTGTLEGHEVNDQYSNVMRQRTARRRRQTRNGFYNYEEDLDPDEIFRSFFYGTRDNSFRGHNVYRTREAGRQEQQRREHPVQGGSFINLTVLMHLSVVLLFVLFAFIPVQQPQYALHKTYNFPISKVTDKHGVEYFVSKQDFDQQFPHGSPTRDNLEDHVFRDYKTMLGRNCRVELHRRKWANDYPTPYCDKLRSLDVA from the coding sequence ATGGAGGGGAACAAAGATGAGGCCTTGAGGTCTGTCAAGCTTGCACAGACTGCGCTAGCATCTGGAGATAGACAGCGGGCAGACAAATTTATTCGAATTGCCCAAAGATTGGATCCCAGCCTTCCAATTGTTGATTTGTTGACCTCAACCAAAAAGTTTGATCCCCTGAATCTGAATGGTACTGCTTGCCAGGACAAGACCACAAGAGGCCATGAAAACCTAAAAACGCCAAAAGAATTTGTTGGTCCTTCTAATGTTGATAAAGGTTACACCGAGGAGAATGTTAGAGTTATCCGTGATATCAGGAAGAACAAAGACTACTATGCAATTCTTGGAGTGGAAAGGACTTGCTCCTTGGAGGAGATTAGGAAGGCCTACAGGAGGCTGTCACTGAAAATTCATCCTGACAAGAACAAGGCTCCTGGGGCAGAAGATGCATTCAAGATGCTCAGCAAGGCTTTCAAGTGCCTAGGCAATGATCAGTCACGGAAGACCTATGATCAGACAGGCACACTTGAGGGGCATGAGGTTAACGACCAATATTCCAATGTCATGAGGCAGAGAACTGCTAGGCGAAGGAGGCAAACAAGAAATGGCTTCTATAATTATGAAGAAGATTTAGATCCAGATGAGATATTCAGGTCTTTCTTCTATGGTACTCGTGATAATTCGTTCCGTGGTCACAATGTCTACAGAACAAGAGAAGCAGGTAGGCAGGAGCAACAGAGAAGGGAGCATCCTGTACAGGGTGGGTCGTTCATAAACTTAACAGTATTGATGCACCTGTCGGTCGTATTACTTTTTGTCTTGTTTGCATTCATTCCAGTGCAGCAGCCTCAATATGCCCTGCACAAGACATACAACTTTCCCATTTCAAAAGTCACTGATAAGCATGGGGTGGAGTACTTTGTCAGCAAACAAGATTTTGATCAGCAGTTTCCACATGGAAGCCCTACTAGAGATAACCTTGAGGATCATGTTTTCAGAGATTATAAGACTATGCTAGGAAGAAACTGTCGTGTGGAACTCCATCGGCGTAAATGGGCCAATGACTACCCTACGCCTTACTGTGACAAGCTACGGAGCCTTGATGTGGCATAA